TTAGTATCTATAATGTGCAAAAGCCTTGTTAGCTTCAGCCATCTTGTGTACGTCTTCTCTCTTCTTAACTGATGCACCAGTGTTATTAGCTGCATCCATGATTTCTTTAGCTAACTTTTCAACCATAGTTTTTTCACCACGAGCTCTTGTATAAGTTGTTAACCATCTCAAACCTAAAGTTTGTCTTCTTTCTGGTCTAACTTCGATAGGAACTTGGTAGTTAGCTCCACCTATTCTTCTAGTTTTAACTTCTAAGATAGGCATAATATTGTTCATTGCTTTGTAGAATACTTCAAGAGCGTCTTCTCCTGTAGTTTCTTTGATAATATCAAAAGCACCATAAACAATTTTTTGGGCAGTACCTTTTTTTCCGTCTAACATAATGTTGTTGATAAGCTTAGTAACTGTCTTATCATCGTAAACTGGATCTGGCATTACCTCTCTTTTTTGAACATGTCCTTTTCTTGGCACTTCGCTTCCCTCCTTACTATTTAGTATTTCTCAGGTACTCGAATTACATCGCTGTGCTATAAATGTATATTAAAATCTTTTATTCACACTAATACCTTTTGTTTTTGTTTTATTTCTTTGGTTTCTTAGCACCGTACTTTGAACGACCTTGCATTCTGTTTTGAACAGCTGCAGTATCCAAAGCACCTCTGACAATGTGGTATCTTACCCCTGGTAAGTCCTTTACTCTACCACCTCTGATTAATACAACACTGTGTTCTTGTAGGTTGTGTCCGATACCTGGAATGTAAGATAAAACTTCCATACCATTAGTTAAACGAACTCTGGCAACCTTACGAAGTGCTGAGTTAGGCTTTTTAGGAGTCATAGTTCTTACTGAAGTACATACGCCTCTTTTTTGAGGAGAGTTAGCTTCTGTATAGCTTTTTTTGATGCTGTTGAAGTTACGACTCAAAGCTGGTGAATCAGATTTGTAAGTTTTAGATTTTCTTCCTTGTCTTACTAATTGATTAATTGTTGGCAAATTTTCCACCTCCTGAAATTATTTTATGCATAAAAAAAGAATATACAAGATATTCTTATTTATCCTTGTATATTCTATCATTAACATTATGATATGTCAAACAAATTCTTGATTTTTTGCATATTTTTATTTTAAATTCCAAAAATTTCTTTGTATCGTTCTTGAGAAGTTTTCGAACGTCTTTTAATATCCAAAATCTCAATATTATTTTCTATAATAACAGACAAAATATCATTAATACTACTGTTGTTTAAGCTTATCATATTTTTATCCATATTAAAACCCTTTGATTTCAAAACTGATGATAATTTTTCGTTATCGCTTGAAATAATCTCAATAAATTTTTCATTTTCCAAAACTTCTTCCAAAATTTTACCGTCTTTTAAGAATAAAATATTATTGGTGATTTCATCGATATCGTTTAAAGAGTGACTGGATATTAAAATTCCCTGTCCATCTTTTGCTTTCTTCTTTATAAGAGCCATCATCTTTATAACGCTAGTTGGATCAAGACCAGAAAGCGGTTCATCAAGCAATATAATATCTCTTTGTGGCAAGAAATCCATCGCAAGCATCAGCTTCTTTTTCATACCCAAAGAATACGAACCAGTCTTGCTTTTTACAAAGCTTTCAATTCCTATTTCTTTGATAACCCTATCCACATCATCCTTGGTTCTTTTATAGACATTTTTGATATAGTTCAAATAATCCATTCCGTACAAGTTTTCATCCAAGATTTTCTCATCTTTGAAAAAAGAAATATGATTAAAAATCTTCTCATCCTTAAACTCTTTGCCGTCTACCAAAACTTGTCCGCCATCTCTTTTGAGAAGATTGGTCATAGTATTCATCAAAGTAGTCTTACCAGATCCATTCGGGCCTACCAAAGCTTTGATTTGTCCTTTTTCAATACTAAAAGATATATCGTGAAGGATCTTTTTCTTTCCGTAACTTTTTTCAATATTTACAACTTCTAACATTATTTCCTCCTGCCAAATGAAACTCTGCCCAATACATAAAACAATATTGAACAAATCATAAGAACTACAACAGCCATCACCATCGTGTAAGAATTCTGTCTTATCAACGCCGACAAAAATCCCGTAGATACAAATCCCGAATCCACATAGTTAAATGGAACAAAAGATCCGATTGCTCCCATATACTTTAATGCAGTGAATGGTACAATAAACGCAATTATAGATATTAATATCGTAAATAGTTTGTTAGTAGCAGTGTACATAGAATTTACAAACATACTGATAAATATCGTAAACAACACAGTTATTGTAAAAGATTCTAGTATATACACCAGAAATGGACCAACATTTGAGTAAATAATTCCACCGTCCACAATATAGTTGATAATTGGAAAATCACTGTCTGCAAATCCACCCATAAAACCTCCAGCTAAGAATAATATCAATGCTGCAACGATGTTTATACCAATCGCGTATATTACGCTTTCTATAATTTTTGACTTGTACGATTTTGTTCGACTTACAGGAAGAACCGATTTTAGTTCAAGCTGCTTATTCGATTTTATAATAGTAGATGTGAACAGCAATAGCGCAAACACAATCAACACTACATTTAATTTAAGATAGAAGTAATCGTGTAACATCGCAAAAGCATTATTGCTCTCTGATATTCCATGAGTAATGTAGTAATTGATTTTAGGCAAAGTTCCCTTGAAACTATCCACATCAAAAGGATTATAATCAATTCCTAATTCCGGAATATAATATTTGTCAGTTGGCTTAATGTTATTGGTTATCATGTATTTTTGTTTGAAGAATGCTCCTTCAAGTGCAAAATCGTTGAATACGTCCACCATTCCAGTTGTTTCAGTGCCCATTCCTTGATAATATATATCATTAAATTTAGTTACTCTTTCCTTGTTCATATTGTTGAACTTTTGGGGAGATTTGTATCTATTTTCGTAAGCTTCGAAGTATCGGTTCTGATTTTCGCAAAATTCCAAAGTACCTGAATAAGAATTTATCATTTCCTTTGCTCTTTTGCTATTGCCGTATTGTGCCTTAATCTCATCAATATCCCTATATACCGAATTCTCCCTAGTAGAATTATGATCGGTATAGTTTTTAGTTTGAGTCGAATTAAAATTAGACCAATTGTTTTGTAGGCAGATATTTCCAACTAAAATGGCACACATGACAAACAATATCAAAAACCCATTAAATGATAGCACGCGGTTTTTCATGGAACCTTTTAAGTTGAATACATTTCGGTCTTTGTATGTATCATGTGATGTGAATTCTTTTCTTCTTTTCAAAAAAATCGTACCTATTGCTGTTATGAAAAGCATAAACACTGTAGCAATCACCGATTTTAACGAATACGATTTGAACAAACTAAGAGGATTGTATGCATGATTGAAAAAGTTAAAATCAATCAATAGCAAACTCATTATTAAAACCAAAGTAAAATACTTTACTTTGGTATTTTGTATAAGTTTATCAACAAAAGAAAACGCAAATCCAAACGCCATAGTGATTAATGCAAAAGGAAATACACTCTTAAAAAATGTAGACAAAGGCGTTCTCATAACGTATGAGTATTCGCGTATCGAACCAACTCTGTCCTTAACAGTCCAAATAACAAATGTAGAATCGTAGTGATATGATAAATCGCCCACGCCATTTCCAGTTAGTAAGGATGCCAATAATAATGTAAGTAAGGAAATAAAAATATACATCACAATCATACACATAATAATACCAAAATCGTTCGCTACATCCTTGATTTTGGAATTCGATGTTACGGAAGTTATATCATCTTCTCTCATTGTGAAAATCATCACAAAAGCTAGTAGAATTATCGGCACAGCTCCAAAAATCACACCAGCTTCATCAAATATCACTTTGCTGAAACTGTGATTGTCATTCTCGTCAATCAATCTATCTTCTACTGAGTTTCTCTCTTTCAAGAAATTTATGTAGCCTTCTCCATTCAGTACAGCTCTCCTGAGCTCCTTAGGATTATCCATGTTCTCATCTGTATTGTACTTATTATTCAGAGCATCCAATTCATTAGTGTACTTTATGATATCATTTTCATTATAATTAGATTTATTATACTTGTAGTTTTCGTCAAGCCCATAAGCTTTCATCAAGTTTTGTAGTATATTTTTCCCTTCGATTAGATACGCTTTGTGGTTTTCGTAGCTCTCCTTATCTGGTTCTTCTGGTGTTATTTTCTTCCAATCAGTTTTTTTGATGACGACATCATCCCAACTAATGTCATTAGAAATGAAGATATCACTTGAACTGAGAAAATCAAATGCATGGTTGGTTGTATTATAATGTAGGAAAAAAGCAACAATTCCCATAGTTATAGAAAACAGAATCAAAAATGGAATCATCTTGTATCTGTATAATTTTTTTAGTTTGTAAATAAACATTTTTGTCTCCTTATTGTTTCTTTAAATTTCCAGAGTATCTGTAATACAACGTACCCTCTTCTTCATAGTCTGGACGGATTGATTTTTTCAGTACTCCCTTGTAGCCAGATTTTTCATATTCCATTTCTACTCCAACATTTTCATGTGATAGTGAAACGTACTTATAATCGTCATCGACTTCTATCCCTGAACTCGAAATCGTTTCTGATTTATTTACAAGACTAGCATTAAGTCCAGCTATTACAACAAATACTACAGCCATTGTTGCAAATAGCTTTTTCATTGAGTATTTCATATTGTCTCCTTTCGTTATCAAGTAATAATTTATTTACCTTTAATTATATTTTAGTACAATAAAATAAAAAAACAATAGCTTTCCAAGCATTGTATACTTTTCTTAACTATTGTTATTTTTCCTTAGTTTTATTAAATTGATTTCTGGTCGATTAAATATCCTTGGAACGACCGTCTTTTCCTTGGCTAGTCCGCGTGACACTATAAGTGTATAATCGTCGCTATATCTTCCCCCTGCATATTTTGGAAACAAACCTTGACCCGGAGATATAATTCCGTTTAATATAAAAGGAAGTCTCCATTGTCCACCGTGAGTGTGACCCGATATCATCAAATCAAAATTTTTCAGATTTTTCTTGAAATAATAATCCGGTTTGTGAATCAAACATATATTAAAATTTTCTGAATTTAATTTTTCATCTAAAACGTCTAATTTGTTTTCATAGTTTTCCAATATTTCTCCAGATGAATCGTCCACTCCGATAAGTTTAATATTGTTTGATAAGAATACTTCTTCATTATTGAGAATTTGCACACCGTAATTTTTGATTGTCTCATCTATTTCTACCAGGTTTTCTATTCTTTTTTCGTGATTTCCGTGCACGTAGTATATCTTTTTGCCCAGTTGTTGCAGTTGTTCTAATAATTCAAATGCTTTTTTGGCTTTGAGCTTGTCGTCTACAATGTCTCCACCCAACAAAATCACATCACAATCGACCGATTTTATTTTATCCATTAATTTCTTTTGATTTATTCCATAATCGCATGAATGAAGATCCGATAAGAATAATATGTCCATATCACGGTCAATCTTTTCAGATTTTATTTCGTATTGTATTATGTTGATTTTGTACGATATCGATATTAATAAAAATAATAATATCAATGCGGATACAATTAAATACATTTTTCACCTCAAATAAAAAACCGAGCTACAAAAGCTCGGCTATTGGTGGCTCATCCGGGACTCGAACCCGGGACACCCTGATTAAAAGTCAGGTGCTCTACCATCTGAGCTAATGAACCACGACTACCTTTCTATGATAGCACAATAATATTGTTTTGTAAAGTGTTTTTTACAATTTTTTAAAAAAGAGCAGAATTATCACAAACTCTGCTCTTGATTTTACAATTTCACAATTTCTTCTTTGTCGAATGCAAAGTATTGTGCTATTCCATTTTTGTATTCTACGTCGATTTCTCCTTCGATTAAAGGAAGAATGTAGTCCATAAATTCGTCGTCGATTTGAAAATGGCTGTCTGTGTATTTTGGAATTATCATTTTGGTTTTGTTGGCAACTTTTTCTATATCAACAAGTTCGAATTCTGTCTTGTAAGGTTTGTTGGAAATTCTTTTGATTCCAACCATTTTACCTGAATGATTTTCTACACATTCTACAGAAAATTCTCCAACTTCAAATGATTCTTCAACGTCTGTCTTTGATGCAAATGACATATCACATCGTTGAAGTATGTTCAGTTCAATACTTCTAATTGGCATATCGTAAATTTCTTTTAATTTATCTCTGATTATGTGAGATGGTCCTTGCAATTGTGCATGGCCAAACTTGTCTTTCTTGCCAGATGTTTTGGATATGAAGTTATTTGAAGAATCTTTAATACCTTCACTTACCAAAATCAAAATGTTGTCCGTTCTTTTGAAGTTTTCATTGATTTCCTTGACTAGGTTATCAAATTCAAATGTATCTTCACTTATATACACAAGATCTGCTCCAAGGTTACAAAGTTTTTTGGAGATTGCTCCTGCTGCTGTTAACCATCCAGCGTATCGTCCCATGATTTCAACAATAGTTATAGTTCTGTAGTCGTAGATTTCGACATCTTTAGCTATT
This Finegoldia magna ATCC 53516 DNA region includes the following protein-coding sequences:
- a CDS encoding ABC transporter ATP-binding protein, whose translation is MLEVVNIEKSYGKKKILHDISFSIEKGQIKALVGPNGSGKTTLMNTMTNLLKRDGGQVLVDGKEFKDEKIFNHISFFKDEKILDENLYGMDYLNYIKNVYKRTKDDVDRVIKEIGIESFVKSKTGSYSLGMKKKLMLAMDFLPQRDIILLDEPLSGLDPTSVIKMMALIKKKAKDGQGILISSHSLNDIDEITNNILFLKDGKILEEVLENEKFIEIISSDNEKLSSVLKSKGFNMDKNMISLNNSSINDILSVIIENNIEILDIKRRSKTSQERYKEIFGI
- a CDS encoding metallophosphoesterase, with amino-acid sequence MYLIVSALILLFLLISISYKINIIQYEIKSEKIDRDMDILFLSDLHSCDYGINQKKLMDKIKSVDCDVILLGGDIVDDKLKAKKAFELLEQLQQLGKKIYYVHGNHEKRIENLVEIDETIKNYGVQILNNEEVFLSNNIKLIGVDDSSGEILENYENKLDVLDEKLNSENFNICLIHKPDYYFKKNLKNFDLMISGHTHGGQWRLPFILNGIISPGQGLFPKYAGGRYSDDYTLIVSRGLAKEKTVVPRIFNRPEINLIKLRKNNNS
- the rpsL gene encoding 30S ribosomal protein S12, translated to MPTINQLVRQGRKSKTYKSDSPALSRNFNSIKKSYTEANSPQKRGVCTSVRTMTPKKPNSALRKVARVRLTNGMEVLSYIPGIGHNLQEHSVVLIRGGRVKDLPGVRYHIVRGALDTAAVQNRMQGRSKYGAKKPKK
- the rpsG gene encoding 30S ribosomal protein S7 — its product is MPRKGHVQKREVMPDPVYDDKTVTKLINNIMLDGKKGTAQKIVYGAFDIIKETTGEDALEVFYKAMNNIMPILEVKTRRIGGANYQVPIEVRPERRQTLGLRWLTTYTRARGEKTMVEKLAKEIMDAANNTGASVKKREDVHKMAEANKAFAHYRY
- a CDS encoding diphosphate--fructose-6-phosphate 1-phosphotransferase — protein: MRKRRILRSGIIKNLLIAQSGGPTCAINATLAGCYKKAIELGFDNVYGALYGVQGLLDSKIIDMKAQIKTDEDLNRLKITPASALGSCRYKVDSEEKLAKIVEILKSFNINYFIYIGGNDSMDTVYQLSKYIEKIGEDIHVMGSPKTIDNDLFGTDHTPGFGSAAKFVANSVYEIAKDVEIYDYRTITIVEIMGRYAGWLTAAGAISKKLCNLGADLVYISEDTFEFDNLVKEINENFKRTDNILILVSEGIKDSSNNFISKTSGKKDKFGHAQLQGPSHIIRDKLKEIYDMPIRSIELNILQRCDMSFASKTDVEESFEVGEFSVECVENHSGKMVGIKRISNKPYKTEFELVDIEKVANKTKMIIPKYTDSHFQIDDEFMDYILPLIEGEIDVEYKNGIAQYFAFDKEEIVKL
- a CDS encoding ABC transporter permease; amino-acid sequence: MFIYKLKKLYRYKMIPFLILFSITMGIVAFFLHYNTTNHAFDFLSSSDIFISNDISWDDVVIKKTDWKKITPEEPDKESYENHKAYLIEGKNILQNLMKAYGLDENYKYNKSNYNENDIIKYTNELDALNNKYNTDENMDNPKELRRAVLNGEGYINFLKERNSVEDRLIDENDNHSFSKVIFDEAGVIFGAVPIILLAFVMIFTMREDDITSVTSNSKIKDVANDFGIIMCMIVMYIFISLLTLLLASLLTGNGVGDLSYHYDSTFVIWTVKDRVGSIREYSYVMRTPLSTFFKSVFPFALITMAFGFAFSFVDKLIQNTKVKYFTLVLIMSLLLIDFNFFNHAYNPLSLFKSYSLKSVIATVFMLFITAIGTIFLKRRKEFTSHDTYKDRNVFNLKGSMKNRVLSFNGFLILFVMCAILVGNICLQNNWSNFNSTQTKNYTDHNSTRENSVYRDIDEIKAQYGNSKRAKEMINSYSGTLEFCENQNRYFEAYENRYKSPQKFNNMNKERVTKFNDIYYQGMGTETTGMVDVFNDFALEGAFFKQKYMITNNIKPTDKYYIPELGIDYNPFDVDSFKGTLPKINYYITHGISESNNAFAMLHDYFYLKLNVVLIVFALLLFTSTIIKSNKQLELKSVLPVSRTKSYKSKIIESVIYAIGINIVAALILFLAGGFMGGFADSDFPIINYIVDGGIIYSNVGPFLVYILESFTITVLFTIFISMFVNSMYTATNKLFTILISIIAFIVPFTALKYMGAIGSFVPFNYVDSGFVSTGFLSALIRQNSYTMVMAVVVLMICSILFYVLGRVSFGRRK